Proteins encoded in a region of the Rutidosis leptorrhynchoides isolate AG116_Rl617_1_P2 chromosome 9, CSIRO_AGI_Rlap_v1, whole genome shotgun sequence genome:
- the LOC139866016 gene encoding mitogen-activated protein kinase kinase kinase YODA-like isoform X1 has product MPSWWGKSSSKEAKKKKTNKESLINTLKKFRIPSDNKSRNRSAVSEKGSLSTLKESKHVARCQSFQERSQGQPLPLPAIHPLRVTSNESGIDVLGKPTLEKGSKVSLFTPHFDFDGAESVFSECYSDSDDPRDSSQRSPLASDYDTISRTTAGSPTSMIARDQSHVTRIYSRDVPKPRAFGTEQIINTAFYSGQCSSPVSGQNSGHNSMGGDMAGIFWQPGRGSPEYSPLPSPRMTSPGPSSRIHSGAVTPLHPRAGGSAIESQSSWPDDGKQQSHRLPLPPISVTSCSPFSQPNSAATSPSLPRSPGRAEYLKSPGSRWKKGKLLGRGSFGHVYIGFNSETGEMCAMKEVTLFADDTKSNESAKQLGQEVSLLSRLSHPNIVQYYGSEMVDDKLYIYLEYVSAGSIYKILQQYGQLGELAIRSYTQQILSGLAYLHAKNTIHRDIKGANILVDPNGRVKLADFGMAKHINGQACPLSFKGSPYWMAPEIINNNTTGSNLAVDIWSLGCTVLEMATTKPPWSQYEGVAALFKIGNSKELPAIPDHLSDEGKDFVKQCLQRNPHHRPTAAQLLDHPFVRNAAPLERAIPSPDPSDHPPHVVTNGVKSQGIGHPRNRRALDHDRLANHSFRVPKPAYCSSDLQIPRNIISCPVSPIGSPLLHSRSPQHQHINNGWMSPSPISSGASSPLTSGGGCIPFHHINQSVYLHETSKANHNPYTIPVHDIFRSKQPQSHARNQIKQFSGPTQESYGRHALLADSVSHLLLQNKATSKPSSNPNP; this is encoded by the exons ATGCCTTCATGGTGGGGTAAGTCATCTTCAAAAGAAGCAAAGAAGAAAAAAACAAACAAAGAGAGTCTTATTAACACGTTGAAGAAATTTAGGATCCCTTCAGATAATAAATCGAGGAACCGATCAGCTGTTTCCGAAAAAGGGTCGTTATCGACGTTAAAAGAATCCAAACATGTAGCAAGATGCCAAAGTTTTCAAGAAAGAAGTCAGGGTCAACCACTTCCGCTTCCGGCTATTCATCCTTTGCGTGTGACTAGTAACGAATCTGGAATCGATGTTTTGGGAAAACCGACACTAGAAAAGGGATCCAAAGTATCATTATTTACTCCACATTTTGATTTTGATGGAGCAGAGTCAGTTTTTAGTGAATGTTATAGTGATAGTGATGATCCACGTGATTCAAGCCAACGTAGTCCCTTGGCTTCTGATTATGATACCATAAGTCGAACAACTGCTGGCAGCCCTACCAG CATGATTGCCAGGGATCAATCACATGTCACCAGAATTTATTCAAGGGACGTACCAAAACCACGTGCATTTGGAACCGAGCAAATAATAAATACTGCTTTCTATTCCGGTCAGTGTTCTAGCCCTGTATCAGGTCAGAATTCTGGGCATAATTCAATGGGTGGTGACATGGCGGGTATATTTTGGCAGCCCGGTAGGGGTAGCCCGGAGTACTCTCCACTTCCTAGTCCCAGAATGACTAGTCCTGGCCCAAGCTCTAGGATCCATAGTGGTGCGGTTACACCGCTGCACCCAAGAGCCGGTGGGTCAGCCATTGAGTCACAGAGTAGTTGGCCTGATGACGGAAAACAACAAAGTCACAGGTTGCCGCTGCCCCCGATTTCAGTTACCAGTTGTTCGCCTTTTTCTCAACCAAATTCAGCAGCAACTTCTCCTTCTCTACCGCGAAGTCCAGGACGGGCTGAGTATCTAAAGAGCCCGGGCTCAAGATGGAAAAAGGGGAAGCTGCTGGGTCGAGGCTCATTTGGGCATGTTTACATTGGTTTCAACAG TGAAACCGGCGAAATGTGTGCTATGAAGGAGGTGACTTTGTTCGCTGATGATACAAAGTCAAATGAAAGTGCAAAACAGCTGGGTCAA GAAGTATCTTTATTGAGCCGGTTAAGCCATCCAAATATTGTTCAGTACTATGGGTCTGAAATG GTTGATGACAAACTTTATATATATTTGGAATATGTCTCTGCCGGTTCAATTTATAAGATTCTTCAACAGTATGGACAATTAGGCGAACTTGCAATCCGAAGTTATACTCAACAAATCTTATCTGGGCTTGCATATTTACATGCTAAGAATACTATCCACAG GGATATCAAAGGAGCAAATATCCTTGTTGACCCAAATGGCCGAGTCAAGCTGGCAGATTTTGGGATGGCAAAACAT ATCAACGGGCAGGCGTGCCCGCTATCTTTCAAAGGAAGTCCTTACTGGATGGCACCTGAG attataaataataataccacTGGTTCAAACCTTGCTGTTGACATTTGGAGTCTCGGATGCACGGTTCTCGAAATGGCAACAACTAAACCACCTTGGAGCCAGTATGAAGGG GTGGCTGCTTTGTTTAAGATTGGCAACAGCAAAGAACTACCTGCTATTCCTGATCATCTGTCAGATGAGGGTAAAGATTTTGTAAAGCAATGCTTGCAACGAAATCCACATCATCGTCCCACTGCTGCTCAGCTTTTAGATCACCCTTTTGTAAGAAATGCTGCACCTTTGGAAAGGGCAATACCGTCCCCTGACCCATCAGATCATCCACCACATGTTGTTACAAATGGGGTCAAATCTCAG GGAATTGGACATCCAAGAAATAGACGAGCACTTGATCACGATAGACTCGCTAACCATTCATTTAGAGTACCAAAACCTGCTTATTGTTCCAG TGATCTTCAAATTCCGAGGAATATTATATCGTGTCCAGTCTCCCCGATCGGAAGCCCTCTTTTACATTCAAGGTCACCTCAACATCAACACATTAATAATGGATGGATGTCTCCATCACCTATATCTTCAGGTGCATCTAGCCCGTTAACTAGCGGTGGTGGTTGTATCCCATTTCATCACATTAACCAGTCGGTATACTTGCACGAGACCTCAAAAGCTAACCATAACCCTTATACCATTCCTGTTCATGATATCTTTCGATCAAAGCAACCACAATCACATGCTCGCAACCAAATAAAACAATTCAGTGGGCCCACTCAGGAAAGTTATGGGCGACATGCACTATTGGCAGACTCTGTATCTCACCTGCTTTTACAAAACAAAGCGACTTCTAAACCATCTTCTAATCCTAATCCTTAA
- the LOC139866016 gene encoding mitogen-activated protein kinase kinase kinase YODA-like isoform X2 has translation MPSWWGKSSSKEAKKKKTNKESLINTLKKFRIPSDNKSRNRSAVSEKGSLSTLKESKHVARCQSFQERSQGQPLPLPAIHPLRVTSNESGIDVLGKPTLEKGSKVSLFTPHFDFDGAESVFSECYSDSDDPRDSSQRSPLASDYDTISRTTAGSPTSMIARDQSHVTRIYSRDVPKPRAFGTEQIINTAFYSGQCSSPVSGQNSGHNSMGGDMAGIFWQPGRGSPEYSPLPSPRMTSPGPSSRIHSGAVTPLHPRAGGSAIESQSSWPDDGKQQSHRLPLPPISVTSCSPFSQPNSAATSPSLPRSPGRAEYLKSPGSRWKKGKLLGRGSFGHVYIGFNSETGEMCAMKEVTLFADDTKSNESAKQLGQEVSLLSRLSHPNIVQYYGSEMYGQLGELAIRSYTQQILSGLAYLHAKNTIHRDIKGANILVDPNGRVKLADFGMAKHINGQACPLSFKGSPYWMAPEIINNNTTGSNLAVDIWSLGCTVLEMATTKPPWSQYEGVAALFKIGNSKELPAIPDHLSDEGKDFVKQCLQRNPHHRPTAAQLLDHPFVRNAAPLERAIPSPDPSDHPPHVVTNGVKSQGIGHPRNRRALDHDRLANHSFRVPKPAYCSSDLQIPRNIISCPVSPIGSPLLHSRSPQHQHINNGWMSPSPISSGASSPLTSGGGCIPFHHINQSVYLHETSKANHNPYTIPVHDIFRSKQPQSHARNQIKQFSGPTQESYGRHALLADSVSHLLLQNKATSKPSSNPNP, from the exons ATGCCTTCATGGTGGGGTAAGTCATCTTCAAAAGAAGCAAAGAAGAAAAAAACAAACAAAGAGAGTCTTATTAACACGTTGAAGAAATTTAGGATCCCTTCAGATAATAAATCGAGGAACCGATCAGCTGTTTCCGAAAAAGGGTCGTTATCGACGTTAAAAGAATCCAAACATGTAGCAAGATGCCAAAGTTTTCAAGAAAGAAGTCAGGGTCAACCACTTCCGCTTCCGGCTATTCATCCTTTGCGTGTGACTAGTAACGAATCTGGAATCGATGTTTTGGGAAAACCGACACTAGAAAAGGGATCCAAAGTATCATTATTTACTCCACATTTTGATTTTGATGGAGCAGAGTCAGTTTTTAGTGAATGTTATAGTGATAGTGATGATCCACGTGATTCAAGCCAACGTAGTCCCTTGGCTTCTGATTATGATACCATAAGTCGAACAACTGCTGGCAGCCCTACCAG CATGATTGCCAGGGATCAATCACATGTCACCAGAATTTATTCAAGGGACGTACCAAAACCACGTGCATTTGGAACCGAGCAAATAATAAATACTGCTTTCTATTCCGGTCAGTGTTCTAGCCCTGTATCAGGTCAGAATTCTGGGCATAATTCAATGGGTGGTGACATGGCGGGTATATTTTGGCAGCCCGGTAGGGGTAGCCCGGAGTACTCTCCACTTCCTAGTCCCAGAATGACTAGTCCTGGCCCAAGCTCTAGGATCCATAGTGGTGCGGTTACACCGCTGCACCCAAGAGCCGGTGGGTCAGCCATTGAGTCACAGAGTAGTTGGCCTGATGACGGAAAACAACAAAGTCACAGGTTGCCGCTGCCCCCGATTTCAGTTACCAGTTGTTCGCCTTTTTCTCAACCAAATTCAGCAGCAACTTCTCCTTCTCTACCGCGAAGTCCAGGACGGGCTGAGTATCTAAAGAGCCCGGGCTCAAGATGGAAAAAGGGGAAGCTGCTGGGTCGAGGCTCATTTGGGCATGTTTACATTGGTTTCAACAG TGAAACCGGCGAAATGTGTGCTATGAAGGAGGTGACTTTGTTCGCTGATGATACAAAGTCAAATGAAAGTGCAAAACAGCTGGGTCAA GAAGTATCTTTATTGAGCCGGTTAAGCCATCCAAATATTGTTCAGTACTATGGGTCTGAAATG TATGGACAATTAGGCGAACTTGCAATCCGAAGTTATACTCAACAAATCTTATCTGGGCTTGCATATTTACATGCTAAGAATACTATCCACAG GGATATCAAAGGAGCAAATATCCTTGTTGACCCAAATGGCCGAGTCAAGCTGGCAGATTTTGGGATGGCAAAACAT ATCAACGGGCAGGCGTGCCCGCTATCTTTCAAAGGAAGTCCTTACTGGATGGCACCTGAG attataaataataataccacTGGTTCAAACCTTGCTGTTGACATTTGGAGTCTCGGATGCACGGTTCTCGAAATGGCAACAACTAAACCACCTTGGAGCCAGTATGAAGGG GTGGCTGCTTTGTTTAAGATTGGCAACAGCAAAGAACTACCTGCTATTCCTGATCATCTGTCAGATGAGGGTAAAGATTTTGTAAAGCAATGCTTGCAACGAAATCCACATCATCGTCCCACTGCTGCTCAGCTTTTAGATCACCCTTTTGTAAGAAATGCTGCACCTTTGGAAAGGGCAATACCGTCCCCTGACCCATCAGATCATCCACCACATGTTGTTACAAATGGGGTCAAATCTCAG GGAATTGGACATCCAAGAAATAGACGAGCACTTGATCACGATAGACTCGCTAACCATTCATTTAGAGTACCAAAACCTGCTTATTGTTCCAG TGATCTTCAAATTCCGAGGAATATTATATCGTGTCCAGTCTCCCCGATCGGAAGCCCTCTTTTACATTCAAGGTCACCTCAACATCAACACATTAATAATGGATGGATGTCTCCATCACCTATATCTTCAGGTGCATCTAGCCCGTTAACTAGCGGTGGTGGTTGTATCCCATTTCATCACATTAACCAGTCGGTATACTTGCACGAGACCTCAAAAGCTAACCATAACCCTTATACCATTCCTGTTCATGATATCTTTCGATCAAAGCAACCACAATCACATGCTCGCAACCAAATAAAACAATTCAGTGGGCCCACTCAGGAAAGTTATGGGCGACATGCACTATTGGCAGACTCTGTATCTCACCTGCTTTTACAAAACAAAGCGACTTCTAAACCATCTTCTAATCCTAATCCTTAA